TATCATCTCGCCCGCGCCGACGAAGAGCACGCGGATCTGCGCCAGGTCCTCGAACAGCTGGCCGGCCAGGCGCACCGCGGCCGCGGCCATGCTGATGCTGTGCGCGCCGATGTCGGTGCTGGTGCGCACTTCCTTGGCCACCGCGAAGCTGCGCTGGAACAGCTGGTTGAGCGTGGAGCCGAGCGCGCCCGCGCCTTCGGCCGCGCGCACCGCGTTCTTCATCTGGCCGAGGATCTGCGCCTCGCCCAGCACCATGCTGTCCAGGCCGCTGGCCACGCGAAAGGCATGGCGCGCCGCGCCGTCGCCCTGGTGCAGATAGGCGTGGGGCTGCAACTGCTGCACGCTCAGGCCGCCGCGCGCGGCCAGCCAGTGCAGCGTGTGCTCGGGCACCAGCAGGTCGGCCGCGCAATAGACTTCGGTACGGTTGCAGGTGGACAGCAGCGCGGTTTCCACCGGCCGGCCCTGGGTGCCGAGCGAGGCACGCAGGCCCTGCAGCGCTGGCGCGATCTGGTCCATGGCGAACGCGAAACGGCCACGCAGGTCCAGCGGCGCCGTATGGTGGTTGATGCCCAGGGTCCAGACTGCCATGGGCGGGGATTATAAAATTTGTGCGCCCCCGCGCCTACCATGAGCTTTTTGTCCTTCCTCAAGCATCTGCTGGCTTTTTTTGCCCCCGCGCCGGCGCTGGCGCTGGCGCTGGTGCTGCTCGGGCAACTGCTGCTGCGTACGCATGCCAGGCAGCGCGGCTGGCTGGCACCGCTGGCGCTGCTCACCGTGCTGGGCTGCGCGGTGCTGCTGGCGGGGCTGTGGCTGCTGGGCAGCGACGGGCGCATGGCCACCTATGCGGCGCTGGTGCTGGTGCTGGCCAGCGCGCACTGGCTGCAGCTGCGCGCCTGGCGCTGATCAGCCGGCGGGACTGAAGAGCTCCACCCGGTCGGTGATGATGCCGTCGGTGCCCAGGTCCTGCAGATGGCGCGCGCTTGCTTCGTCGTTCACGGTGTAGCTCAGCGTGCGCAGGCCGGCGGCGCGGGCGGCGGCCACGGTGTCGGAATTCCACAGCCGATAGTTACACACCAGCGCCGCGCAGGCGTGCTCGCGGGCGACGGACAGCGCCTCGGGCCGCGCTTCGTCCAGCAGCAGGCCGCGGGCCAGCGCGGGCGCGCCCTCGTGCGCCCCGGCCAGGGCCGCGGGCTGAAAGGAGGTGAGCAGTGGCCCCGCCGCCTGCCCCTGCCACAGCCGCGCCGCCAGCCGCGCGACGGCCAGGCCGGTGGCGTGTTCGGTGCCGGGCGTGGGCTTGATCTCGATGTTCAGCTGCAGGTGGTTGGCCAGGCACCAGCGCGCGACGCGCTCCAGCGTGGGCAGCGGCTCGCCGGCGAATTCGCGCGAGTGCCAGCTGCCGGCGTCCAGCTGGGCCAGTTCCCCCCAGCTGCGCTCGCCGGCGCGGCCCTGGCCGTTGGTGGTGCGCTCCAGCTCGCTGTCGTGCAGCAGGAACACCACGCCGTCGCTGCTGAGCTTGGCGTCGCATTCGAACATGCGCCAGCCGTGGCGTGCGCCGAGGCGAAACGCGGCCAGGGTGTTCTCGGGCGCGAGCTTGCCCGCGCCGCGGTGCGCGATCCAGCGCGGGTAGGGCCAGGCGGGGAGTTCGGTTTTTGGCATGTTTTCAGGCTCCAGCCCTTGTGCGGCGGGCGCTGGAAGCTAGCAAAAACGTAGTTCAGGCTTCGATGCGCAGGCCGGTGGTGGCATCAAAGCCGTGGATGCGGTCTTCCAGCGGCAGCACGCGCAGCGTCTGGCCGGGCAGGGGGCGCTCCTCGGTTTCGTTCATGCGCACGATCATGCGTTCGCCCTCGGGCCCGCCCAGGTGGCCGTGCACCAGGCGCTCGGCGCCGAGCATCTCCACCGTGTCCACCTGCAGCTCCCAGCCGCCGGAGGCCACCACGCGCAGGTGTTCGGGGCGTATGCCCAGCAGCACGCCGTCGCGCACGCCGGGCACACCCGAGAGCAGATTCATCGGCGGCGCACCGATGAAGCCGGCGACGAAGGTGGAAGCGGGGCGGTGGTAGACCTCTTCGGGCGTGCCGAACTGCTCCATGCGCCCGGCGTTCATCACGATCATGCGCTGCGCGAGCGTCATCGCCTCCACCTGGTCGTGGGTGACGAACAGGCTGGTGATGCCCAGCTCGCGGTGCAGTTTCTCGATTTCCAGGCGGGTCTGGGCGCGCAGCTTGGCGTCCAGGTTGGACAGCGGCTCGTCGAACAGGAAGACCTGTGGCTGGCGCACGATGGCGCGGCCCATGGCCACGCGCTGGCGCTGCCCGCCCGAGAGCTCGCGCGGCTTGCGCGCCAGCAGCCCGGAGAGCTCAAGGATGGCGGCGGCC
This portion of the Comamonas flocculans genome encodes:
- the ugpQ gene encoding glycerophosphodiester phosphodiesterase translates to MPKTELPAWPYPRWIAHRGAGKLAPENTLAAFRLGARHGWRMFECDAKLSSDGVVFLLHDSELERTTNGQGRAGERSWGELAQLDAGSWHSREFAGEPLPTLERVARWCLANHLQLNIEIKPTPGTEHATGLAVARLAARLWQGQAAGPLLTSFQPAALAGAHEGAPALARGLLLDEARPEALSVAREHACAALVCNYRLWNSDTVAAARAAGLRTLSYTVNDEASARHLQDLGTDGIITDRVELFSPAG
- the ugpC gene encoding sn-glycerol-3-phosphate ABC transporter ATP-binding protein UgpC; the encoded protein is MANIEFNNVIKRYGSGPKANQVIHGVTADIADGEFVVIVGPSGCGKSTLLRMVAGLEEISEGTISIGTRVVNRLEPAERDIAMVFQNYALYPHMSVFDNMAYGLKIKKVPAPEIKARVDKAAAILELSGLLARKPRELSGGQRQRVAMGRAIVRQPQVFLFDEPLSNLDAKLRAQTRLEIEKLHRELGITSLFVTHDQVEAMTLAQRMIVMNAGRMEQFGTPEEVYHRPASTFVAGFIGAPPMNLLSGVPGVRDGVLLGIRPEHLRVVASGGWELQVDTVEMLGAERLVHGHLGGPEGERMIVRMNETEERPLPGQTLRVLPLEDRIHGFDATTGLRIEA
- a CDS encoding DUF4175 domain-containing protein, which codes for MSFLSFLKHLLAFFAPAPALALALVLLGQLLLRTHARQRGWLAPLALLTVLGCAVLLAGLWLLGSDGRMATYAALVLVLASAHWLQLRAWR